The Ptychodera flava strain L36383 chromosome 14, AS_Pfla_20210202, whole genome shotgun sequence genome segment ttgcaATTTCAGAGCCAAATAAAAACATCTTacatacaaatgtttagtttggGCGCGATATATGATTCGCTTATTATGACTTCTATAACTTATAAATAATTCACACAATTAATATATTTCTAGACGTAATGAATTATTTTGAGGACATGTGTGCCGAGTTCAACTATCCTTGCTACATTATCGATGATTCAattaaaaaactataaaaagatTACATGCTTCATTTATTGCGTACAGTGTCAGTTTCTCATAATTTGTACTGCCTGATAACAGCTACCTTCTCTTTGTGCAATGGTACACTAAGAAACCTAACGAAATACTCTTAGCATCTTCTATTTTCTCCGAATAACCCCCTGCTTTTAACTAAATCGGATTGTCATTGTGCGACTGTGTGGCATGAAGTGTGACAGTATTGGAATAACTTCAGAATTATACACAATGTCAATTACATTTGCTTTTACAGTTTATCGGTCATCAATATAATCAACATGTACTTCGAGGGTTATGGATGAGCGGGCAACCAAAGTGGTCCAACAAAGATGGCATCGCCTGGCAGTTCATTTATCTATTATTTTTGCTAACCGTCTGCGGCTTGTTACAGCCCTTAATGGCACTGACACACATCTTTGTTCCTTGTTCGCCCCTGTCTGGCTTCATAAAATCACCAAAGAGTAGATTTGTTATGTTTTCTTTTTCGTACGCTTTTTTCTTAGCTGCCATTGTTCTAGGCGCATCATCGAACAACCTTTCTGTTTTGTCAATATATGTGTTATGGTTCGTTGGCCTTCTACTCTGGGAGATAGAACGAGCAATATTTTATGGTTTCCGGCGATACATAAGCGACTCGTGGAACATGTTCGGCATTTGTACACAGCTTTTTATGttaatgataattttttttgcttCGGCCCGCTGGTTCATATCAGAGCCTCTATATGCTTTGGAAATTTATTACAGTTTGGCCACAATCTTCTGCTTATGTCTCTTCCTGCGAGCTCTCCAGTACTTGTATCTCCAAAACAATCTTGGTTCCATGCTCTTGAGCTTTACACGAATGAAGTCAGATGTGTTTTCATTCATCTATCTCTTCCTGGTTGTCGTACTATCATTTTctgctgggttgttcacaaattacTACGGTTTATATACCGATAAGCGTGACGATCAAGGGAGTGCTATCCCAAACAAATTTGGCATGTAAGTATGTCTTCATACCTTATTCCTATTTTCGCCTGCGATGTGTACTTTCGTTTACGACTGCTCCAAATACTAGTTATATTACGCACTACGTCACAATGATATTGTTATATATGTGCGTCCCTCTGTGTTTATATCTTACGTCATATACGTGATCAACTTTGCTACTTTCGCACGCatctaaaaaaatcataattttgcCGAAAATTATTATGTCACTTCAtttcgagtcaaatcagacaaaGTTAAATTTATTATTTGACGTTTAAAACTACAGCCTTCGCCACAATATACAAACTTTGATCTGGTCAATTTTTGGAAAAGAGGCAAGTGAAGATTTGACAGCTTACTTTATGTTGAATGGTAATGAAACGATAGGTACCGAAGGTAGCGGGGATTTGCATTATATGCTGATAGCAACAGCCGTAGGCAACGTCCTCTTCGTACTATTTTGCTTCCTGACAATTCTGATATTGGTGAACCTTTGCATCGCCATGATGTCAGATACCTTTAGTAGGATACAGGTGAGAGCATGTCCCAATTGCATATTCCGATTTCTTAATTGACATCAGATTTTCACATCAACTTACGAATCTCACATGGGGTATAAATTTATCAATCACTCTATTATTTATATCAATCTCTTTGAAGATTATATAGATGAGTATAAATGGGATGGCCTATAACAATTCATCACATTATAACACTTTGAAAGGGCTTGAAGGTCATGAAAATGACGACCAGCAAAATGCAAGATCGCCTGCAGAGTACTTTAAACTAATGGAAAcccaattggaactattttgtgatgatAAGATCTTGAGCATGTTGTTATAATCCATTTAAAAATCAACtatctaacagtgtttttgtgtgaagacgGGGGAAATTTTCATACATTATTGAtcattgcacaatcatcaaatacatctccTACAAATTGTACCTTTTTTATAGCTTTTCGCACTCTCAGACAAGGAGAACCCATgaaatgtaactgatttgtcaattttgtttaggtttcagtgaaaatacgaattccCTTTCCAAGcttgatttgtaggcatttgctattctcaccaaacgatgcatgataaaattgtaaattttcgatgggaaaatggccttctacctaTTGCTGtagtattttgttttattggtgatctctctttcaaatgatttggtagatgttaataaaatgtcttgtacaatttattcatttcatatacaaggaaatgagacctggtaaatttgattaaaataccCTTTTATTGTGAGTATGCTAATTAATActggaaaatatttaaaagtcactgaactatttcagcccttctattaaaaatgaactattttggtagatgcaaagaaatgtaatcaatatcatctgtctgttgaaaccttaaaatattaaggCCAGGGACCAACAGTtgttgtctggaatttttagggactgtACAGAGATGTATTTGCAGCTTTTGGGGACCACCCTAaggagaccctaaatcttttagagaccacactgacgtgaccttgaaactttcagagaccaccagatttgaccttgaatctttcaaggactatactgatgtgaccttgaaacttcccGGACCACCCTGATGAGTCCTCGAAACTTtaagggaccaccctgatgtgtctcTGGATCTTTCAGAGACCACTCTGAAGTGactttgaaactttcagggaccacagATTATTCCTTGAAACGTTCGGGGACCAAGCTGAGGTGTACCTGAACCTTgttaagggaccacttagatatggCTCCTAAACATTTAGGTAATAAGTAACTAAGTAGATGTGACCTTGAAAGTAAACAGGTATCAACTAATACGACCTTGAATTGTTTTAATGACTGGCCTAGAGAGGTACTTTGAAAAttaatagtaaagaaccaatcagataaaccttcaaatgcatccaggtcctctaaacaatacagcaatcatcgGGTTTTGACCTTTCATCTTGACATTTTCACGAATGTGTATTAATGAGatgaataattgtaaaaaaggataaaattacaatttttgaaaagcagatggctttaaatagTACAATGCTCTTTATACttctttaacatttaattcgataattacaattttgatattttcacaagaaaatttgataattactaaatgctttgagttAACCCTCTCCTAGAAAGCATATTCTGTGACatttactgttcatcttataatcacaaaatagttccaattgtgtttgtAATTGACCTATATCCTTGCCAGTGACACTGCATAATGGCTTCGCTTTCAGTTGTCAAACAAGTGGCTACGTTATGAACAGGATAAGCCATAATCACGTGCATCTAAACAAAGGTGCTGCGCATTGCAAACATGTAGAATAATGCAAGACCAGAAAATTGTTTCATTGATGAACTGGGTAGCAATGCTGTTAACGGCCATAATAGCGCCACTGAGGCGATTCCCTTGAAGTATGGAAACTTATTTGTTTGTCGATATGCAACTGCAAAATGCATGGTACTTTTACAATGACGATGCGTGTTTCAGATaagaagaagaaagagaagAATGATGATAACacttggcaaaatgcttgatatacaacaatatatacacatatgctGATTCTGTATATTTGTCAAATTCGTTAAGTATAtgcgtacgtatactaataaaatgcataagTATATGCGTAcatatactaataaaatgcataagTACAATGTTTACccggtgtgcaaagatctgaaTTACGTGTACTCctgatctgcatagatatacaatatgtatatcaacgtattgaaatgttcattatacaaagatatacgttacgttTACGATTAATTTTGTGTTACATATACGTGAATATACTGAAtgaatatcaagcattttgttcaTTGTAAATTCCTTACGAATGGCTGATAAATTAAAGTAAGCAGCCCGCGTAGCATTCTTTTTGCCGTTGGAAATTGCCGAATATCGTAAAGGCAGTCACCATAGGAAATGTAATTTccataatttaaatttttggaCTGACAGAGCACATCTTAGGAACCCTTGAGTTAACGTAACACAGCTTTGAATGAAACGTTATCATCAACGTGTAACATACTTTGAATGATTACAACTGAGAAAATCATTACTTTGAAATATGTATATGGATCCTCATTTGACATTCTGTTTCTTTAGGAAAATATCGACATCGAATGGAAGTTTGCACGTACGAAGATTTGGATGGATTTCATCAGAGGACCGGTGTTACCACCTCCATATAACCTTATACCAACATTTATGTGTATCAAAGGCATTGCGAAACGATTGATAGGATTAATACGTCGAGCGCGTAGACAACAAGCGGAAGATACATCAAAGGTAAATTAGAGTGCAGGTGTGCTACTTCCAGGCATTTTTATATCCATTTTCAAGTAAGCGCCGTTATTTGGTCGTTATTTAAGTAACTAACTAGTACAATAAGGGAATCAGACAGGAGAGACATACTTGTACTGAGAGGCATCTGGTTTTATCGGACATCTTTCCAAATGGAATGATTAGTCGAATCATCCTATAAAGCATTAAATTCTGGATTTGTGTCAAATGTTGCGACCACTCATATTGTCCTCACACTAAAAGCGatatatgtcaaatattttttatacTCAAGAGCAAAGAAAGGTCTGGATTGAATCTTCAGCGTCACCAACTGGACGATAAACTAGCACATGATGAAGTAAGTTCTGAATAACATTAATGTTTAATAATTCTATCAAAACTGAAGCACAATCGTGAACGAGTTTCAGCTAATATCCACACACATGAGCAATGTCATGCCgatatctgtctatctatctgtctgaaGTACAGATTCTTGGATCAGAATGAGGTTCATAGATTTCGTTTTGGAATCAATCGAGcggcaatagacatcaaatcaggtccaataatcattatcattcaaggtaactatggAATTTACCAGGTCAAAGGAatatatcgaaaatgacaaaggcaatggggtcatcttgaaccacgaaatagtggtggtaccaggtgtccggaatgggtaagcgtacccagCGGGCTagctgcacccgtcaagattgacccaaagcgacaaatccattgttatttggttaattcaccaaattacttttgtgagtcaaaatttggtatgctgtcactaatcattcgagaaacagacaggtcatattttgatacaacatttccgtatctaccgtagaacttcttaaataatttcactaatctactttctgagaatcctttcctcactaacttttgagctaataggctgtgtctaactcgaaagtcttcgtatgaattgcatgctctactgtatctcaggagttgtgaaatatacacacaccataagctggaaatgatggtatattgctcgacaaaaagggaaatgtttatgatttcaaaattgaaatagtctcttttgtcatacagcttagtatatagtgcattatgaatattttcaaaaaaatacatcTAGGTATGATACTGAGTCCACACtgtcagttgtttcttttatttctaaatcatctgggtagatttgatgttgataattggatataccaggattgtttaaactgacgagatcatcaatatatctgtgggtgttgttaaatagtttggcaatccttttacacccagatttttgaagtgattgcatgaactctgcttcacacgaatacaaaaataagtctgcaagaagttgggcgcagtttgtgcccatgggaatgcctatggtttgcctgaatgtcatgccagcaaacttgtTAAATATCAGCTTATCGCTTAAATGACCCCTCAGAgtttgatgaaacgtggtacaggTACTGCTCATAGTAAAAACATGTGTAACGTAGCGAAGACAACGACACAATGTAGTGTTGTCTCAAATGACTGATAATTGGGAGGCATCAtaggccagtggctagagcagtggactcacgatcacaggatggtgagttcgagccccggcatggccatggtgttgtgtccttgagcaaggcactttatccCTCATTGctcctccccacccaggagtgatgggtacctggtaggacagtggttgaaatgtgtgtgtttagctctgctgcacTTAtcggctgcacatgtgagctgtagtttgctccccagggagttgagtggtatcatattaggtccagtgaccaggggtaataataattgtaaagcgccttgagcacatgtacttgtggatatgtgcgctatataagaacccaatattattattattaatttgcatgttgaacaatttttttaccattttcatttATCTCGGTTATGATTGCATTAATTTTGATAGCCTTTATCTTGAGAAGgccttcatcaaatttgatgatcgATGCTATTGAGGTTGATCATAATAAGAGGTGGGCATATAATTAGATGCAATACATTGAAGACTACTGTGTATACTACTGAGGGACGGGACATTCTCAGTTTACATGTGTTGTTCTTTACgtctttcattttacaaaataggttaaatattttctttcaaaaaatttcattgcagTTAATACGGGTACTCACAGTAAAGTACATCAACATATCACTGCAAAATCAAATGAAGCGCTTGGAAGAAAACGACACAAGCGGTGACGACCCTAGGCATGGTGACAGAGGAACAAGTAATTAAGCTTCAAATATCTGACACTACAGTATTTATTGATCTTTGTAAAAAGTAGACAGTTTGCATGCAGAGTTAGATATAACAATGAAATGTTCTGCAAAATTATTTAGTTGAATAGTGAGGTATAATGACTCCCAGTTGCTCAGGCTGGTTCATTTATTGACAATTGACTGTATATGATTAGTTCTTTCACCAGATTTTCAATACTGGTATTTTTATTCTGAATATGAAAGGAAAATTTCGCtgcttttgaaatttgtatttttatttgttgcGTGATAAGTTGTAtttatgttttacatatttgactGTACAAGCGTGAGCATGTGTTCTCAAAAACATTATATTTTActgcattaaggtagaacgcgcctcgggaacACAAATTaagactctaaaacttttagaattcttttctgatataccacttgggGAGGAGTTCATTCaaagtgtaagaaaacttttgtaagaaaacttttcactggcttagttttccgaaaatcgaaaattttatttttctccatagagttaacacaggcatggcggccattttgaatttaaatatcggtaaatcttgagttatttgtttcgctggtacaaaatttgcacggtgacccccgattttttattcttgatttttttaaGAGAATGGTTGTAAGATTCctcaaagaaagtttgagcaaaagtgtcagtctttcactttcgaggcgcaaactaccttaaagaaGTTTGTTGCCTCGCCAGTGTACCTTTCGCGAGTGCTGAAAATCACTTTCGCATAAATAGAAACGTGCACAGAAAACGATTGCCTACAATGAAAACGATTGCATTTGCATGAAAAGTATTGGTCAGATCACTATCTCCAAGAAGTcgactttttacccacaatgcatttcgaTATCATTCAGTTTGACCACAGGGTACacgggcttgttgtttatttgtgtttgtttgtttgtgtgtatgtttgtgtttgtttatttgttatttttaataaaataacagcgaaaagctgttttgttaatatttgtcaataaagagcagtttatttgtttatttgtttgtttatttatttatttatttgtttgcttgtttgttgatacgtatttccgatggttagggttagggttaggcttaagttagggttagggttagggttagggttagggttaagttagggttaaggttagggttaggcttattcactccctctatatatggagacaaggggagcaagtgggattccaacatctgtattttcaagtcaagaaaaacacaccaaataaataccggacaattgaaatattgggtttgtggcagcatcatgtcctgtacttaccacacctatcctttaattcgatggaaagggcaaaaatcggcgatatttagcatctttctcctttgattcgtacagtttgtacggcaaaACGTAAGTGTCACACTTTGGCGGGTTAGTACGTCAGAGAAATTCAAATCGGACCAATCAGGCAGCTTGTTAGACTCACAGCAGTATACGCGAACGCCAGTTCTCAAGCGACTATACACAGCAAGATGCAGTCGTGCCTGTGACTAATACGTGTTCGCAGATATCGAGAATGCAACAAAAAAGTCGTTGATTCACTGTTCATGACAACGGATCATACTTTaaccattaaaagatgtaaaaacaatgggaaactcgagttcccttgacagcaacgTAAggaaatgacacgtttttccagtactttcttgattctttgaccctgctcaccccgtcgcctaaatagaatagtctcacacACGTCTGCCatggtttattttcattgacggCTACGATGTCTGTTTTTATGTGAACATGCAGttgcttttgtttgaagcaattaattatcctttcatttgtgaagctttttttcctggtgactattacaatcactgctatgttgttgttttcacaagatgtatacGGTTTGATacaggaatattgagttgcctttccgtgtaggcaataTGTATGCCATGCCAGTTCACATACACtcagatcagcagcatacatgtacatgacgtctctgtttcaagtttggggttttttcgacgctgaaattttaccaaaatgtcacttctgtattcagagtttgtgtaatcaatacCTTTGGATAAAGTTGATTTGGAAAGCGATAGACACATCCAGAGGAGttgaaaaaatcgtgcataaaattagcataagttAAGCGACCGTGGTGGCGTGGCAGAAAAAAATGGGATACTCGAGCCCCTCCAGTTTTTACCACCGTTCACTGttcagtgttgccgaaccgggggcttatagtatactcggacgagtacagtattGTTCGTAGTTGGAAGGTTACTGCCCGTAGTTTACTTTCGATAGCTAGAAAACTATTAGAATTGAACCAATACCAAGAACAACTTTTCCAGCCGCGGAAATTCAACCGTGGCGTGGCGACGGTCTCTCTgtatttgtttacttccgggtttacgctCATGTTTTTGTCCATCTAGGCTCGTATATCTCACGAACTGATTGGAAATGAGTGCGTTTCGCACAGATGTATAGTTGAAGTACTCCAGTGGAACCTTCTTCTCATAAGTCCAAAGTGAATGTTGCGGCATACAAAGTTGTCGACGATTCGTAAAGGGAAAATGAACATGGCAAAATGCGCCAAAGTAAAATCATCCTGGTTCGAGCCCCATATCGGTAACGTCTCCAGTTCGGGCCAAGGCAGGGCTAAcaagctatctgattggtcagatttgaatttcactgacgtactaacccgccaaagtgtgacacttacgttttgccgtacaaactgtacgaatcaaaggagaaagatgctaaatatcgccgatttttgccctttccatcgaattaaaggataggtgtggtaagtacaggacatgatgctgccacaaacccaatatttcaattgtccggcatttatttggtgtgtttttcttgacttgaaaatacagatgttggaatcccacttgctccccttgtctccatatatagagggagtgaataagcctaaccctaactctaaccctaacttaagcctaaccctaaccctaaccctaaccctaacttaagcctaaccctaaccctaaccatcggaaatacgtatcaacaaacaaacaaacaaataaataaacaaacaaataaacaaataaactgctctttattgacaaatattaacaaaacagcttttcgctgttattttattaaaaataacaaataaacaaacacaaacatacacacaaacaaacaaacaaacaaacaaacacaaataaacaacaagcccgtGTACCCTGTGGTTTGACCCCTTAGCACAAGCAAAAGGTACTTAAGGCGATGCTGGATaattcaaattgctaagcaacggttgctaagggtaatttccaaaatTAATCAATTCTTTGCATAAgaaagatttacagaaccatacAATTCCAAAAGACGCAGGTTTGTCGTGCGATTGGTCAGAAAATATCcactgtgtcattttgtgaaattttgaagggttttacggCGATATCTTATGAACGTTCcggaatttttagaaacgcatGCTTATCCATGTATGACATGTATGACTCCAATAACCCTACCAAAAGTCAGCTAAATTGGTTAACAATTGAGaaagttgaaagattttgagcattttcaaaataccaggagtcgagaatccatagaaaacaacggaacGGTAATATTTTGCATGTGCAAAAGTGCGCGTTTGGAACGTTGCCAGCGATAGCAACCAACGCGCGCTTTGGGttcttcggtatcgccttaaggTAGCGAGAACTGTTTATGATGATGGCAGACTCATACATGACTGTAAAAAGTTTTATGGAGCTTGCCAGACATGCGGCACATACATATAATGTGGTTTGATATGGAGCAATGTAATGTTTTTCACAACTTTCAATATTGTAAGGAAATCGCAGGAACTTACATGCTACATGACTAACTGTATTGACCACATAATTATGAGGCTGAAAAGAAGACACAATTTCTGGTGAAAGTGTGGCAAATGTGATGAACTTTGAACATACGATGTATTTACAATAATACAGCGTAGTGTTATAATACATCTCACCACATGAAAACCAATGTGAGGAGGTTTACATTATCTCCTGCAAATGTTGGATTGTATTGTCAAACACTGCTTTTACTGGGACAAGCTAAATCATTTAAACAAATGCAACATACCATCTTTGTTATCAGACGTATGTTGCCGACTTTGCAGTGTTCATTGTTACTAAGAGTCAATTCTAATGTTCACTACAGATTTCTCGAGGGGCGCAATATCAACGTTACTTATAGATTTAGCCactttattcaaaacaaaaagtctttgaagatttttaatTCACTTCACGAGAAAAGCTGTGTGTTATCCCATGGCAAAAGATTGGTTTTAAAGATTGGTACGTGAAAAAGGAAAATGGTTCCAGATTCAATTTCATTTCTGATTTATCGTCACACTTCTAAGCTATGTTAAAACGTCTCGAGGAAATATTACTTGTAATGATTTATCTAAGCAAAGGTTTTATGAGTATTCAAGCATATCTATGACTTCTGTGGATTATTCTCTTGATTAAAGATTATGCAATCCTGATACTGGTGTACCACATGGAAGTGCCGAAATATTAATTGACCATTATGGTTAATTTTAAGTCAATTAGTGACAAATGTTTAATTAACCAATAACCCACGCCGCAGGCGGACACACACGAGACTTTGGTACAATGCGTGACATATAGCATGAGCCGATAAGCGAGTGATATATAGAGCATATTGTGACCGAAATCAACTGCGGCGTAGGTTattgtagactgaaagatccgtcgctcgagggcacTTCCCCCCAAGAAGAGTTGGAGCCTATAGAGCGTCCCCCATCGATGATCTTTAAGTCTAGGgtcattgctattatattatatcaacttgtgtgtctttgtcgtTTTAATTGGTTATTTTAATCACTTTAAAACCGAGATCAGAAAATGGACGTCCGCCGGAGACCGAGCATTgtttataagttgggattatGTTTGCAACACACGTATACAGTATCCAATAATAATATCATACGCATTTATACGCTTATTCACATTTCAACGCGAACACTAACTTGTTAAAATCTACCTGCTCCAGTCACAGAAAACGGGTCAAGGGTATTGTAGCCTGGAGCTGTCGCAgattaaaataaatcaaaattattaGTGTGTTTagttttatgtcaatta includes the following:
- the LOC139149103 gene encoding transient-receptor-potential-like protein isoform X2 produces the protein MELSQLTEEKLFFSEKESYDRNRTFIQFDEDGDLQEVVARLQGNTGNIDVQVDDDGIEVTSLMVAAERNDFRMVRYLLSKGAKRLKEPNESKRDTTAFGLRLLRTYRALSSPAYIVFTSDNPLLSAFQMSHKMRIMAKRRGVHSVNKQEYLDLATRLEDFTVELLRLCKNSEQVLTLLHGSGKSKTLSWKRSGLITAREALETEQKKFIGHQYNQHVLRGLWMSGQPKWSNKDGIAWQFIYLLFLLTVCGLLQPLMALTHIFVPCSPLSGFIKSPKSRFVMFSFSYAFFLAAIVLGASSNNLSVLSIYVLWFVGLLLWEIERAIFYGFRRYISDSWNMFGICTQLFMLMIIFFASARWFISEPLYALEIYYSLATIFCLCLFLRALQYLYLQNNLGSMLLSFTRMKSDVFSFIYLFLVVVLSFSAGLFTNYYGLYTDKRDDQGSAIPNKFGILRHNIQTLIWSIFGKEASEDLTAYFMLNGNETIGTEGSGDLHYMLIATAVGNVLFVLFCFLTILILVNLCIAMMSDTFSRIQENIDIEWKFARTKIWMDFIRGPVLPPPYNLIPTFMCIKGIAKRLIGLIRRARRQQAEDTSKSKERSGLNLQRHQLDDKLAHDELIRVLTVKYINISLQNQMKRLEENDTSGDDPRHGDRGTSN
- the LOC139149103 gene encoding transient-receptor-potential-like protein isoform X1, with product MSIDLFEETMELSQLTEEKLFFSEKESYDRNRTFIQFDEDGDLQEVVARLQGNTGNIDVQVDDDGIEVTSLMVAAERNDFRMVRYLLSKGAKRLKEPNESKRDTTAFGLRLLRTYRALSSPAYIVFTSDNPLLSAFQMSHKMRIMAKRRGVHSVNKQEYLDLATRLEDFTVELLRLCKNSEQVLTLLHGSGKSKTLSWKRSGLITAREALETEQKKFIGHQYNQHVLRGLWMSGQPKWSNKDGIAWQFIYLLFLLTVCGLLQPLMALTHIFVPCSPLSGFIKSPKSRFVMFSFSYAFFLAAIVLGASSNNLSVLSIYVLWFVGLLLWEIERAIFYGFRRYISDSWNMFGICTQLFMLMIIFFASARWFISEPLYALEIYYSLATIFCLCLFLRALQYLYLQNNLGSMLLSFTRMKSDVFSFIYLFLVVVLSFSAGLFTNYYGLYTDKRDDQGSAIPNKFGILRHNIQTLIWSIFGKEASEDLTAYFMLNGNETIGTEGSGDLHYMLIATAVGNVLFVLFCFLTILILVNLCIAMMSDTFSRIQENIDIEWKFARTKIWMDFIRGPVLPPPYNLIPTFMCIKGIAKRLIGLIRRARRQQAEDTSKSKERSGLNLQRHQLDDKLAHDELIRVLTVKYINISLQNQMKRLEENDTSGDDPRHGDRGTSN